A window of Lepidochelys kempii isolate rLepKem1 chromosome 1, rLepKem1.hap2, whole genome shotgun sequence contains these coding sequences:
- the LOC140904910 gene encoding suppressor of cytokine signaling 1-like yields the protein MIRGRPDDLLKAHKNLSVPQSQHRSTPHPPAPSRLPTHYRAFRSCEWEVVERSLNILQASGFYWGPLPVSEAHAKLQQEPVGTYLVRDSSQGNCLFSVSVRMPEGPVSLRISFREGYFWLKDWFSDCVVKLLEMVVAGTQANPLYCDEMGETPLVFSKPLCRNHRVVPKL from the coding sequence ATGATCAGAGGGAGGCCGGATGATCTACTGAAGGCACACAAGAACCTTTCTGTTCCACAAAGTCAGCATCGGAGcactccccaccctccagctccaTCCAGGTTACCCACTCATTACCGGGCCTTCCGCAGCTGTGAGTGGGAGGTAGTGGAGCGATCGCTCAATATCCTGCAGGCCAGTGGCTTCTACTGGGGTCCCTTACCTGTGAGTGAAGCACACGCCAAGCTACAGCAGGAGCCGGTAGGGACCTATCTGGTGCGGGACAGCTCACAGGGGAACTGCCTCTTCAGTGTGAGTGTTCGGATGCCAGAAGGCCCAGTCAGCCTCCGGATCTCCTTCCGGGAGGGCTACTTCTGGCTGAAGGACTGGTTCTCGGACTGTGTAGTTAAGCTGCTGGAGATGGTGGTGGCAGGAACCCAGGCCAACCCCCTCTACTGTGATGAAATGGGGGAAACCCCCTTGGTGTTCTCCAAACCCCTCTGCAGGAACCACAGGGTTGTGCCCAAGTTGTAG